The segment tatgtatgtatgtatatatatttatatttatatatatatataaattttatttcgaaaacggctctaacgattttctttaaaagttcatggtatgtgcataatagtgagaaaaaaattctcaactcattggccacatcgggaaaactcgaggtcgaccgttatatcggtttgaaaatgcctcattatcgaaaaattagttttggctagaatgttttatgaatgaaaattttccatgacgtaaacgggaaaaacgggaaaaacgctgcttacgtcactaggcttaccgcagtacactaaaatatttctttgcaaacaataacgagttctaaagaatcaatagacctaatgaaacatttgcgcaccatcttaatgtagattgatttattatagaactatgaaagaaaagtaatgaaattaaatgtgccgatatatgattagttattgtgttttaagtgcttaataagttgtttacactttaattgtgtagagcggtgtagataccttttactttgttgtttattttgctggtgacctccagctgtctcgttctgaggttgcatgcaaccatgtgctctcttctatgtcagctaagtcaagtttgcgccataagctggtcttttaagggtttcggtgttacgtcaaccactttttagctcaccaaaaaaaacactgcctttggcatgcgttcgtctaagattcgtctcccatataggatactgctctgtccagcgtaactgtcggacttaaagaattccctctatacaaaggccgcggatacacatttgagaccaaaagaaaatttgctgccgaggacagacgcagacgctaaaagaaaatcttaatcgagcatcgcggacaatggttatgcttgccctggatgtggcaagatatgtaggtcacagctgcaatcctcattaattttcggactctaagacaagccttattattattattattttgctggtgaattattaccatgtgttcatgcttcagtgtctacctctcctgtaccaaaacaaaggaactggtcataacacagcttctctacgccttacttgctcacactaaacatgatatccatctagcggtcaacgagtttgagtacactgcagcctcttttgatttaactataaacctcggtaaaaagcttggagttagggccaggagagatctgaatggatggatgtgtaaaagcaggccatagtaccacaaggatggatggatggcaaaagccggtatgaacttcctatagtccgactgtcaggctgggcagggcacgtatcccgtatgggtaacgagcatattgtttggcgtaacagaggtgccccacggaaacgtttctttagaaaactaatgccatgatttaagtctaataagaaaaaatgcgccattttactttgtcactaagtgcatgttttaccctataacgtagagaagttacattgcaaagactttcttccaagccaataatagtaagcctacaatagttttacgcaaaagatagattgtaaaactataagacggacgtgagctgtagtttgtctagactgtaggaggacttaaaagactttaaatttaatcgacatgtacaattaggcctacaattagaactaacagaacactaaaacaactcttcagattagtagtctttatccgatcgttcattttcgtaattacaagaatattcccaaaatgacttcgggtatataaccttccgaaattatttaacagagcgaggttcggccacctggtacaaaaatattctcaaaatgacttcgggtatatatccttccttaacaaattgttcatccgagcgaggctcggtcacctgatattatataatttatgacatttttttttcaactaataGCTAAATTGTATGGATAAATGTTACTCagcatatacaaaaaaatatttttttccgttTAATATAATTTCCCTTACATTCTTGTATTCATCATCATAGAAATTACTTAATGTCTCTCGAGAATAGGTGTCAGCAgtgagatgaaccacagtcgttctacgagataaaccacagtcgttctacgagataaaccacaataaaccacagtcgttctacgagataaaccacagtcgttctacgacttaAGAAAGGCAAGGATGTATtaattttcttataaattaaagacgcTACTTCAATAGAGAAGATGATAAGATTTTACGCGTATTCAGGTATCAATCTAGTCACACATGTTTATAAGTCACTTAAAAtatgccaagtcgttggttttcctggctgattaaggCAGCCCATACTatcctctaatagcactagggaagagggagcacttgtacaattgcatatggaataaaaaatgtgtCTTTAATTGATGAATTGTTTTCAAAAGAGTATATttatgcgaaaaaaaaaacttgcatcattaacttaaaaaaaaggtattacaGTCTAGCACAGGTCGAGCGGTCAGCCGTGACCAGTGACAATACtcgccagttcggcaaggaccagtgttgtaaatattacgcacgcaggTCACGGCGGAAGTGATCAACTGGtagtggtcaagaaggttcgagaaggccagttgAGACGCTATATAAGAGCGATTGTGAggcctgagttgtgaggttcttaagttcgttgtgtcgtgtggtgcattCTGCAGAGAGCCAGGATAGTGGACATTCGTAGcagtatttttttcaaaagattttttaaaagccgttgcaccagaactttgcaATATTTAGAATATCatatcagatttttaaaatatctttctagtttttttttttttttggggggggggaagggggctTAAACGAAGGACGGACCAACCACGCAAGACTATtagcggctttttcttttttttttttaggtggggggggaggcggggctactaatggacctcattcaccaatcgtaaacaaacaacatttagaaacgtggtgctctatctcttctatataatttacgatctcatgtttaattcatgatggttgtcacgtgacagttttttttcattgttttatcaatatgatcacgtgactaaatgttgtttgtaggGAAAATTCTTACCCAGTTAATAACATCACGTGATCATAAATGCCAACGATGCTACTCCCAGAGCCTATGTTAAATACGTGTAGATTATGTAGCGCCGTGTCCGCATTCATCTCATCGTAACTAGCGTCCCTGTCTATAAAACTTGAAGAAGCGACCGTCTGGGGAAAAAATCGGTTACTCTTTATTGTTAGGTATTTAttcgtaaagaaaaaaaaattccaacaaTTTGTAAGGTTCTTTAATGAAGAACAGCACATATTAAAAAAACGAAGGCAATAAAAAACTAGACATTCTGgatctagataaaataaataagtaaataacttTTGAGCTAACAAATGTAAATTCCTCTCTATCgggaagaaataaagaaaataatagagTAGAACAACAGCGAAATAGATCAGCACTCACTACAATTTGGGATATGGTATAATTATCTTCAGAACAAATGAGGGAACatgcgaaacatgtaaaacaaaacattaccaAATTTTTTGTGTGGCACTATATTTAGATTTCGGTTTATAGGTCAGTAATTAGTATAGTCATTGGTCAGTAATGGATAAAGTCATTGTTCAGTAATTGGTCAATACTTAGTTAAGTCATTGGTCAGTAATTAGTAAAGTCTTTGGTCTGTAAATGGTAGTCATTGGTTAGTTATTAGCAAAGTCAATGATGCTTATTCTTAGATCACTGTGCTCGGATAGTTTTTGttagtcaatttaaaaaaaaaactacttctaTGATTTCAACAAGTGAATTGTGTTTGATGGAAATATTTGTCATTGCTGAAACCTTTATAATATTGGATGgggtttaaaaatattaactctAAACAAATTCAACATTGTTTTTCTTATAAGCACCTCCAAACATCTACATGTTATGTTAACTTAAGAAGCAAGAAGGTCTAATTTACTATGCATACATCACAACTCTCAAATTAAATTCATGAAACTTTAAAACTTTCAGGCCTAAAAAAATTGACACAGGccttagaacaggggttctcagcctgtgggtcgcgaccctcttggggggtcgattaacgacttgccaggggtcgcctaagaccatcgaaaatatggattgttattgtctattcttctattgctgtgtgtaggtgtgtgtgtgtgggggggggtggtggcagagtgggggattgtaaaaaggggtcaccgagcttaaaaggttgagaaccgctgccttagaaagtttttaaaaaaatctacagTCTAATCCAAGCaattgatatatatttataaacaacaACTCCgcaatctgtggcattttacgtctcgagagacgatcttttccctttgcaacttcttgtgtgactaaagaggccaatccttgatacacagctgcgatcgcaggttgggcatatataatcaccaggcgccgttgcattttcacccttctttctgcttctgttgtgtatgacatctgcaatacGGGACcattcctttatgctctctctccatgtggatctgtccagtgccacctcttcccagttgccagtgtcgattttgaagagcttcaacTCCGCAATATGCAATGAGAAATctctcgcattcccttagaCACACCCACATGAATCTTGTGATGAAACTCATTTTGCCGAATCCCTTCCTCtagcgatcgtttccacccgagtgccacgttgaggcagagtACCCGCCTACACAGGCATCATAGACAAGCGCAACCGAATCAGAAACCGTATTAGTAAGGAACCATGCTACGATAACTCgcttagagcacgtgaaaggAAGCGGTCAGTAAGTTCtaaggtcgccttgtccccgtacgAGGACAGACCAAAAGCCGCACACGAACCAGTTCTCTTTTAAATCCTTGTCCCGATCGCCCTTTATGCAGAACACGACATTCATACAGAATGTGGTCTCTTGTTTCCACGTCCACGATGCAgtggcgacaccgtgtgtcgtagtttTCTCGGAACCGTCCAGCGCCACCACTCGTACGTATTGAGTCTTCACCTTGTCCAAGGGGatataaggaaaagaaaaaaaaaataggtcaaCTTGTTAtgttctcttcttcttcttcgttctcattgttatttGGAGATGattagaccaatacatgagatgaactgcgcagtggtttccaaatcagggagctctccatatagttttctttctattggagtGTTTtgaggccagtgtcttatacgagcctcttggtaaagagagcagttttggaggacgtggtcagcattttctggtAATACTCCatatgggcagatttcactggttatGTGGTCAagtgatttagatctagttgatgATAGCGAGGGGCAGGATTCGGGTGGGGGGGTAGTGTTATGGTCAATGCTgtaaaaatggaaataatttaagaagaaattaataaaaaatgaacAGATGCTGTGTTTGACATTGAGCGACTCTCAAAGTGATCTAGACATCGCTAACTTTTTTTTCGTCCTCTACGGAGGAGCCGGGGCGCCGTGGCTGACTTTAGTTAGAGAAAGTAAATACGGTTGAACGTTGTACTGGCTATATGATTTCCTGCTCataaaccgttggccaaagaaacatcttCTGCTTTATagatagatcgcaaggtctgaaaggggaacttaattaTGGAGGACCCtcggtaaaagtttgagaaacactgctaaaaaaatgtaatctataCGCTATATAAATCTggctatattaatatttattcgtGGTCAAATTTTcctcttattttatgttttaaatataaatctagtactattaattattttcacTACCTGAAGAACGTATACTTTACTCAGAAGAATATGAATCGTGTACTCAGGATGTTTGATGCCTTCATACAGCATATCAGCCTGACAAAAGAAACATCTTCACAATAAGTCAGTAACAAGATTATATGTGGATCGACCTTTATGATTTTCGAACAAAGTATTCATTAAGCTTAAAGCTAATTTCATTAGGGAAAatcaccaacaaaaaaaaattagctgatTAAGACCACGGAGTGGGTTATAAGTATTTGTATAGTTTCTGTATAGTACTCGTAGCATTGCTCTCTGGCTCAATCTCTTTGGAGGTGATCTGGACATGAGAGAATCTTTCTGTGCAGCCTTTatgcgctcagcaaacacaactcagctcggaTATACATTTCTTAGTCTATATGAGGCTTCGAACTCGAGCCCTCTCTGGTAGCCAAGACACATCTCTCAACGAAATATAAAACGAAATCACATTTTGAGATTTTCACAATGCACTCGAGTTGCTAAACAAGGTCAATGACACTCTCAAAGCTGCTAAACTAGGTCAGGGACGCCCAAATTGAACTTCCAAATTGCCAACTCCAATGAAAGTTACAAACAGAAAGGCTTAACACTTTGATTGTGCATTGCTAAAATGGGTACAATGGCTAACATGTGACGTTTCAAAAAACGGCTTATTCACactatctttattttttacaccggatacgccaaaaAGCTTTCTATTAATAGGTATTCCGCCATGTCTACAAATCTCAAGTATTCCAAATTAATTTTTACAGACTagttttaacaaaaattaaaatgtttctgtaaacttttttttatttatcgttATTTGGTTTCATTGGTTTCAATTAATATTGAAGGCGTTTCAATCATGCCAGGATGGATAGTTACTGCTTGACGAACATTTAAACAGCTAATTTCAAACAACtggtctgcctggtcgtgaggtttgcgcgctggactgtcgttcggatttatcgatggtcgagggttcaaatcctggccgctcccatcccccgtcgtcctgcgggaggtttggactaggaagtaaactatcttcaactctgaaggaacatccgaaacatgtaaaacattttacaaacattttactttcaAACAAATTTTGATGCAGCTAAATCTCCTACAAAATGAAGTCTCCTAAAATCCTCCTAACAATTTTTAGAATTCTCCTAAAATTGTGTTTACTCTCCTAAAATCAATTAATAAGATGTTGATATAATTCACTGCCACCACATTCCTGTGGTATTTTGGTTAATAACCCTTTCCCTTTTCAATGTCTTGTGTAAATAAAGAGTCCCTTTCTTGATACACAGCTTTGGTCATAGGTTGAGCATTAGTAATCAGAAGACTCTGTATCACTTTCACCCTTACTTCTTTTTGTTCCCAACTGTTGGTGTCAGTTTCGAAGAGCTTCTTGTTGCGTTTCCATACCTTAAAAGTTGTGCGACCATTGTCTCTCCTGCTTTCTGCTAGAGCACCACAAAGTCTTGCTTTGTGAGGAAACGAAATCCGTGAAATAAACAAACTTATATTCCAACTTCTAAGCTTCacgttgtttttaaaaaaatatttttgaccaTTTATTTAGTGCCTTACAAAAAGTATGTAAAGATTTGGTTGTTATTCAAAGTACTATCTGGCTACAGATTTTCTACTACTTTCTACTGCGACTTTCTCGTCTCGACTAACAAGATATCTGAACacaattcatttcttttcattatgAATGTCATACATTTAGACCACTCATGTTTCTCATGACTACTATCTGTCGATTCATTCTGCACTAACATTTATACATCgaattagattttatatttacatacatgcgCGCAATCGAATTTAGAtaatttgagaaccactgctaaGAGAAACTCACCCCACTAAATACTAAAGCATAGTACTCTAGAATATTCTGCATTGCCGTGAAGTTATTGTAGTTCGCTTGTGCTAAGAACTTGGAGTAGCGTTTGTAGTCAATCACCGCCACCACATCCACATAGTAGTCCTGCACTGTGTTCCGGCGACGTCTGCTTTGTGGGACTGACCTCAGTTTTGACTGGTTAGATTTACGACCTGAGCTTTTCATGTGCATGTCTCTATTGTTGATGGCATTCATTCTCACAGTTTTTTCTTCTGGCGCTgtaatattcattatataataaaaatactttaaaaaaaaaacttatagtaagcttagttgtatcaattactttgtttgtaaaatgttttacatgtttcggatgttccttcagagttgaagatagtttacttcctagtccaaacctcccgcaggacgacgggggatgggagcgggcaggatttgaaccctcgaccatcgataaatccgaacgacagaccaacgcgcaaacctcacgaccaggcagctttagatcagttatgtaattaaatttgtaatagatttagagtaaagaaaataaatctgtgcaattataaatattttcacaaattgtttttctttaagattaagactaagactgctttattgatccttacggaaatttgttgtgattacaaggactcttttctcatataaagacaacacaacagaaaacataaagagttcattcagcgactacacacaggtatcttggtgcatttcatgttccctgatcaatgagtggcggtgatagagtctgaccgagtgaggtacgaacgagtttttgtaccgctccgttcttgttttgattgacagcagtcgcccacttcgcgacgacctgacgtagttctgatggggcgggtggccgttgtcttccaagattttttcgatttttttttaggcacttttgttcaaaaagttcctttaaatgtggtaatgttgtgagtgtaatttttgatacttttttaatgttttctagacgtcacaacagtttagatgagtcgttgccttgccaacaagttattccgtatgttagcagattttgtatagtcgcgccgtaaaaagtctcaaggatcttcttgtttagtttaaagctattgagtttgtatagaaaaaagagtcgctgggctgttttctttgtcagagttccaaggtggtcttcccatgaaagcttgttgttgatgatgataacgcctagatatttatatgcctttacttgttctatagatttagtgtttgcagttcacgtatagtttgttttttctttctaaattctattataagttctttattttttgtgacattcagttctagaaagttgtcgatgcaccagtttgtaaactcttctatcgagcttcgatactgagtttcgtctcctgaaataagaccgactatggcagtatcatcagcgaatgaattgagtttaactgagtcatagatgcttcttatgtcattagtgtaaagagtgtacagtacaggagaaagtacacaaccttgtggagcacccgtacatagtactcgagttgacgatttggtgttgttgactttaacatactggggccgttgggttaaaaagtttagaacccatgcttgtaagtaagggcttacatttaagttactcagtttgtttatcattagatgtggctgtatggtattgaaagccgaggagacatctacgaagaggactcgtgcatatgttttgggtatatcgagatgcttataaagctggcccataagcaatagaatggcatcctcagttcctctagctgctttgtaagcaaattggtgagggtctaggctgttattgacttttgctacaagttgtttaaatatatatttttcaaaacatttcattacaataggtgttagtgctactgggcggaaatcatttagcTATCTATTTTTTGGTTTCTTtggcactggtatgatttctgaagttttccagatgtgtgGAATTAGTTAGGTTTGCAATGAGTGGATAAAGATGTGACAGAAGATAAAAGAgatttgctccgcacatagcttgatcagcttgccaatAATTTCAAGattttagctttctttctaCATTATAATCCAATCAATTGACTGGACTACTGGTACAACGatagaaggagaaagaaggatTTATCTGGGTGATTgctttttaatgcatttttaaaaaggtgggGGACGATCTGAATTCGAGCATGAGAGCTAAAGCCTCCTTTAGTTAATACACTGATCactattgttagcttcaaacttaaaagcggcgacctacaaattgtaaagggggctaatttaacttataccacAAATTAcccaagtacgatttctttccttcgttcgaaaaaaaaattaacaatagttcattaacaaatttaaaaaaaaaaatggattcttGTTTTGCAGTGTAAGGAAatatttatgcaaaatttcagcttgatcctaggTTGGGTTTgggtgaaataacgtgtacatactTTCGATCTGACAAGGGGAGTTTTGTAAAAAGGAACTGAGATTTTGgactattaattatatttatttacctAATGTTAGATTTTCAAAAGCTGTTATAGATTTAGCAAAGTGAAAGACGGTGAGAAgggcaaaacaaaataaaagcggCTTTTCTTAAAGTGAGCGGCCGCTAacatataacaacaaaaaaaagactattttagATTATAGGGGATAAATTTAAGctagaatgtacatagaaggcaCAAGATTGCAAGAACCACTGTGCATTAAATGTTCATTCTGAacaagaaattcttttaaaatcaattcctATTTTATGAAGCCGATGATCTTTCTAAGAGGGATTACTTCACccttaataattaataaatgataGGGAAGCAGGAAAattccattccccccccccccttctcgcCCACAGATTTTTCCCGTCTTGATGTCATGATAACCTTGAACTTGAATTCTGTTCACTGTCAaagatctaattttttgaaGGAAAGTCAAAAACTTATACAACagatatacaaaacaaaacgaagaTTTATCGTCTTTAAAAATAGGTAAATAAATTGCTGACCAAGTAAATTGaaagtaaataaagttataGTTTATTAgacgctatttaaaaaaaaatagatttttgtaactaaatatatatttttcaacTCACACAAAACTTAATAACATGTAAAGTCACGTGACTTACGAGCTATTCTTACGAGGTCAAACATATGAAACGTTGTGGTTTTCAGTATTTctaaattataaacatattgGTCGAATGTTGTCGTGGAAAGTGGTCTAGGAGATGCAGTCCATCTAGAATTCGACATCGGTTTGGGGGGCATATTTCTCCAAGGCTTTTTTAAGGTCTTTTTCTCTGAGTCGAAGAGACATTTGGAGGTGTTCAAAAGAAATTCCCCTTTCTGAAACGATACTAGTTGGCATGTCTTTATAGCGTAACAAATTAGtatcaattacaaatttataattagttcaatgttttattgaaAATGCTCCTGTATTACTAGGCATTCAAGATTAGTGTTTAGTTGGCCtgcttcagtcgtagaacgactatggctcatctcgaagaacattttttcatatgactgtGGAGATGTGGCTAATTCTTGTTCGCTGTCCGTATCTTTCTTGATCAATATCCACTGCTTTGAGGTTCCGTTTGATAGCATGGACATAACGGAAGCGGGGCGGGGTGgtcgaccagtttttcttgatcCTGTCACGAGTCATAAAGAATGACTTTCGGGATACGATAGTCCCCGTCCGGAGGACATGACGTAGTCAGCGCAAGGGGGCATTATCTGTTAAATGTTCATATTCGGAGCTATCTGATTTGACGATTGTGTGCCACACAAGGTCAGCCTGACACAAGATTGAGGACGcaatgaaccatagtcgttctaagaCTCAAGCAGGCCAGCAAACAAATAAACCAATATTCTACGTAATGATCTTAAAATCAAACaagctaaaaacaaacaaaaattttttttacatacgcaaaggttatattaagtgtatcaatcaatgtgaatcagtcatgtaattaaattcatAATAAGTCTAGacttacaataataaatctgagcgattagaaatatttgttaccaattgtttttgtctagcGCATTTTCATGgttttagcgttctcaatacACTTTgattctatctcttgtctggacCACTTGAAAAGGGATTGGGGGAGAATGAACGTGCTTtttgggtgatcgctttttaaatgtattaaaagggAACGAACTTAATTTGAACTTGTTGGCTAAAGCCTTCTTAGGCTTCACAAGCAAaggcggtaaccactctgctagcaaaGATTCTATAAACATGGGGCATCGTCCCAGCCAGAGGAGCCACTGTCCATGAAGTTTAAACTATTTTGATTCCTCCCAGAAAACGTCAATTGTGGAAAACTGaccaaattaaatttagatttcttGTACGCCGATTTCTCTGAAGACCTTTGGATGCGAAAAACAGCCTTGTTTGTAATATCTTGGTAAAAACCTAGATCCTGCAATGATAAGAGTGTTTatcatatattttaatttagacaAAATACTAAACACCGTCTTATAATTCATAAAAGTACATTAAGTCATCTCTCATTAATGTATCTGTCCTGTACGTAGGAtggtttaaattaaaataaaaaagattaataaaatttgaaatCCCAGAGATAGAGCAGATGCAAAATGTAACTGTTGCTGTGGTCGACAGTAAATGAGAGCGTTGTGTGGCCAGCCGAACGACCAAATGCTTTTACTCTCCCCAGCTAATATTAGAGTTTACAGAGTAAACTTGGGTGGGATAAAGGACGCGCTCTGTATTTATAAgtccaccaggattcgaactcatgaCCCCACTAACGACTACGTGGATATGATATAGCATGTTATAATCaattatattcattttatatttatagaaacCTTTCTTGTTAGCTGTAGGgtgtttaaaatatgaattttagATACAAATGGGCTTCATTTTCATGATAGAATGTGGAATGTTAAGCCGTTGTGTGTACATATTACTCGAGCAGCCAGTCCTGTGTGTTCGTGAGTGTATGTTTTACtgttgatataatttttttggaATAAATCAAGAAACTATCCTAAGGATAATTTAtgcctaattaaaaaaaaaaagttcccctttcagaccttgtggtctatagggcagaagatgtaaaggtcatctttttctatggcctatggtttacgagggtgtcatgtggccagcacaacgaccagccgcctttacttttccccaactaatgtcaggtacccattgagCTGAaataaagatcccgaaataaaaatcccagtcttcaccaggattcgaacccgggacccaagcgctttaccgctcagccaccgcgcctccatgcCTAATTTACTGTTACCTAAATTTCTGGGTTCCTAAATGTCCGGTGCCAAATATTCCAATGCTTCAATTTCCTAAATCCCACACTAAATCACTGGACATGTAAACAATAATTTAGGGGTACATTA is part of the Biomphalaria glabrata unplaced genomic scaffold, xgBioGlab47.1 scaffold_20, whole genome shotgun sequence genome and harbors:
- the LOC129924121 gene encoding uncharacterized protein LOC129924121 isoform X2, whose product is MFPLHLELESFMLQYEASEVTGDQMPDQVNVTFSTETKSLTKLNLRRSRHFNLDIPLYTLDTDQEGIFHRHKVKTRPKKDLGFYQDITNKAVFRIQRSSEKSAYKKSKFNLKGEFLLNTSKCLFDSEKKTLKKPWRNMPPKPMSNSRWTASPRPLSTTTFDQYVYNLEILKTTTFHMFDLVRIAPPEEKTVRMNAINNRDMHMKSSGRKSNQSKLRSVPQSRRRRNTVQDYYVDVVAVIDYKRYSKFLAQANYNNFTAMQNILEYYALVFSGVSFS
- the LOC129924121 gene encoding uncharacterized protein LOC129924121 isoform X1, encoding MSIIVVTFSVFICHISSTDVMLQYEASEVTGDQMPDQVNVTFSTETKSLTKLNLRRSRHFNLDIPLYTLDTDQEGIFHRHKVKTRPKKDLGFYQDITNKAVFRIQRSSEKSAYKKSKFNLKGEFLLNTSKCLFDSEKKTLKKPWRNMPPKPMSNSRWTASPRPLSTTTFDQYVYNLEILKTTTFHMFDLVRIAPPEEKTVRMNAINNRDMHMKSSGRKSNQSKLRSVPQSRRRRNTVQDYYVDVVAVIDYKRYSKFLAQANYNNFTAMQNILEYYALVFSGVSFS